TTAACATTGGCACTAAGACGGAGGTTAAAGAAATCAAAATCAGCGTGCACTTAAATAAGGGGCAGAGAAAAGAGATGATCAAATTTTTAACCATGTTCCAAGATGTATTTGCATGGTCGTATGATGATATGCTCGAAATTTCAACAGACATAGTGATTCACAGATTACCAATCGATCTAAATTTTTCACCAGTAAAGAAAAAATCGTGCAAATTTAAGCAGATATAAGTCTTAAAATCAAGGAGCAGATCAAGAAGCAGCTGAATGCCAAAATCATCATAGTATCTCATTACTCCATTTAGCTTTCAAATCCTGTACCTGTTCCGAAAAAAAAGTGGAGAAGTGCGAGTATGTGTCGATTGCAGAGATCTCAATAAAGCTAGTCCGAAGGATGATTTTCTGCTACCGAACATTCATATTCTTCTGGACAATACTGCGGGGCATGAAATTAAATCTTTCAGTGACTATTTCGCTAGGTATCACCAGATCCTAAGGTTCAAAGAAGATAGAAAAAAGATTGCTTTCATTACTCCATGAAAAACTTCTGCTATTGGGTAATGTTGTTCGGATTAAAAAATGTCGGAGCCACCTATTAACGGACCATCACCACTTTGTTCCACGATATAATTCATAAGGAGATGAAAGGTTATGTGGATGACATTATCATTAAATCCAAAAAAGTTGATAATCATCTGGTTGACTTAAAGAAACTGCTCGAAAGgttgagaaaataaaatttgaaactgaATCCTCCAAATTGTGCTTTTGGGGCTACCGCCGGTAAATTGTTAGGGTTCATTATCAATAAAAAGGGAATTGAGATTGATCCGACAAAAATCTAAACAATTCGAGAGATGCCCACACCGAAAACTCACAAGGACGTGAAgagttttttggaaaagatCAATTTTATCGGCAGATTTATCTCTCAATTAACCTCTACATGTGAACTTTTCTTCAAATTATTAAAGAAGAATGCACCAATGCACTGGAACGATGAATGTCAGTAAGCTTTAGATAAGATCAAAAATTGTCTGTGCTGGATGAGACTATGAGATGCGTATTGGGACAACATGACGATTCGGGAAAGAATGAACAATCCATCTATTACCTTAGTAAGAAGTTCACCGCGTACGAGACCAACTATTCCTTTTTTGAGAGGAGTTGCTGTACTTTAACTTGGGCCGCTTAGAATTTGAGGCATTACTTGCTCAGTCACACTACCTACCTCATTTCTCACTTCGACCCTCTGAAATATTTGTTACGAAAACCTATGCTGATGGGACGTATGGCGAAGTGGTAGATGATTCTTTCAGAATTCGATATCATTTTCACTACGCAGAAGGCAATCAAGGGTCAAGTTACAGCACATCATTTGGCCGAGAATCTAAGAGAAGATGATTACCAGCCATTGCATACCTATTTTCCTGACGAGGAGATCTTATTTATTGGCGCATCAGAAGATATGAATGAGCAATATCCTGGGTGGAGGTTATTCTTTTATAACGCTTCAAATTCTTTTGGAGCCGGAATCAGAGCTGTTTTAGTGTCACCTGAGGGAAACCATTACCCTGCCGCTACTAAATTACGATTTCCTTGTACTAACAACATGGATGAGTATGAAACTTGTATTTTTGGACTAAAAATGGCATTGGAGATGGAGATAAAGGACTTGATTGTGTTCAATGAATCCAATTTGTTGGTGCATCAAACGCTCAAGTAGTGGGTGACGCGAGATTCAAAAATCATGTCATATCATTGTAGTCTGCTCAGTTTGGCCAATAAATTCAGAAGTTTGGACTTCAGGGATATCCCTCGCACTCGCAATGTTTTCGCCGATGCTCTGGCCACTTTGTCTTCTATGATTCGATACCCGGACGAGCTGGTAATCGAACCTATTCAGATTTAACTCCAAGATAAGCCGGCACATTGTTTGGTTGTGAGAGAGATATCTGACGATCGCCTGTGGTATAGCGCCATCAAGAATTCATAAAGACGGGATCTCATCCCCCAGGCACCGATTCATCTGTTAAAAGCTCCTTGCGCAGAATGTCATTAAAATTTTTCCTGAATGGAGAGATGTTATGTAATAGAACATCAGATTTGGGCCTTCTAAGGTGTATCGATAGAGAGGAAGCtaaatatatgatgaaagaggTGCATAGTAGTGTGTACGGACTCCACATGAATGGGTACTTACTAGCTAAGAAAATCATGGGAACGAGATATTTTTGACTCACTATGGAGCATGACTGTGTAGATTTTTTCAGGAAATGTATTAAGTATCAAATGCATGCCGATATTATACATGTCCCTCCTACCGAGTTACATAGTATGACCGCTCCGTGGTCCTGCTCGATATGGGGAATGGATGTGATTAGAACTATTGATCCCCCAGTTTCGAATGGGCATCGATTCATCCTGGTGGCAATCGAATATTTCACCAAATGGGTTGAAACAACATCTTACAAGAGCGTGACCAATAAAGTAGTATCCGATTTTCTAAGGGACCATATTATCTGTTGTTTTGGGATGCAAGAGACGCTGATCACTGACAATGCCAGAAACTTCAATAATGATATGGTAGATGGATTATGCGAACAATTCAAGATCAAACACCAGAATTCGGCTATCTACAAGCCTCAGATGAACAGAGCGATAGAGGCCGCGAACAAAATGTGAAGAAAATCATTCGCAAAATGACGGAAAGACACATAGATTGGCATGAGAAGCTGCCGTATGCATTAATGGCTTATCGGACTGCAATAAGAACTTCTATTGGGGCAACACCTTATTTTCTCATGTACGATATGGAAGCGATATTATCCATGGAGGTTGAGATCCCCTTTTTGTGCATCTTAATGGAAGCTTAACTGGAGGAAACTGAATGGATTAAACAGCAACACGTGCAACTATCTTTGATTGATGAAAAACGGTTAAATACTGTTTGCCACGGACAGTGCTATCAAAGGCGAATGCCCGTGCttacaataaaaaggtcaaacCTCGCATATTTCAAAAAGGGGACAAAGTCTTGAAACGAATTCTTCCCATCCAATACAAAGCtaaaggaaaatttgccccaaattGGCAAGGACCTTTCATTGTCAAAAAGATATTGCCCGAAGGAGCACTCATTCTCACAGAGATGGACGAACagatttttcctcaaccaatcaaTTCAGACATGTGGAAGAAGTtttttatctgattatgtgaatTTTTTTTCGAAATACGGCTTAAGGTGGACTAAAAGATGGgccttcttcttttccctttgaACATTTTATCCCTAATTCTCCCCTTTGAACCTCTAGAATAATCTACTCCTTCGTttgagagtttcctaaaaatcgcaaaccccacactagggcaaattttatctttcatttgtaataaaaaaaatgcccAAACTGAGGCAATTTTTTCTAGCTTTACATTGGGGCAAGAACTTATAGGATGCGGTCTTAggattttttaaattctttaaaATTTGCCTTCGAGTCTTAACATTTCTTAACACCACACCTGATTCCGTTACAAAGATCATAAAGTCTCGACCTCCACTTTAGTAGTATTTCTAATGAAAATTGCTTAATCAAATGACAAATAATGTCGACACACCTTTACCAATTTTGCAGGTGAAGGATTGTCACACTGATACCATTAAttttgaaacatatttttgaatCGATAAAGGCTGCTGTTAAATTTGTTCAATAgatgaaaacccgaaagggcgttttctaaaaaaaagtcgaagaaaataaaacttgaaaaaaaaatgaaaatgaagaaaaaaagaaaaaaaagagagagaaaaagaaaaaaggaacaaaaagcaaaagaaaaataaatgggcGGGGACAACCTTaatgaaaacccgaaagggcactaaGGTAGGGTTTGGAGTCATTGACTGagttgaaaatggaaaattgagGGTCGACTGTTAAGAAACTGGTGACTATGTTCGTTTGGGATTATTCTTGTATTGAGACTCTTTGGCAACGGTGAATATTCAAGAATGCGATATCCAAAGAGGTCAAATGTGACGTTTTCTCATATAGAAGAACCATTCAAATTTGTCTTCAAGTTGTTCTGTAAAACTTAATAAGAATCATCTCgttgaaaaattattttactctATTTTGGAGtctttgcatgaaataattgtctaaaatttttattttatttctttaaattcggTCAAGAAACAATCCCTATAATTTATCGTATTTGATGCATAAACATGTTTCTTATGGTCTAAACACAGTTGACCGAGCACAGATACTAGCAGGTCGAAGGAGGATTATACAAGATTTTCGAATCGAACAGTTAATTGATATCAAAATATACATGTTTCTCAAGACGTAAGGGACCGCACAGTGGAGGCACTATATTTTGtcgtaattattttattctcttttgcaggattaAACTACACACGTTTCTTGAAGGAACAGAAAATTAGCAATTATTCAGTCAAGTCTAATCTACATTGGGGCAATTTTATTACAAAGTTAATATCTGATTCAATAAGTAAATTCAATATTTGtttagaaaaataacaaaaatcatTTCACACCTTTTGATTCAAACACAATCTTCATGTGAATGTTTATTTTGTcgggtttgggttttatcccaccgatCCTTTATTTTGtcaggtttggattttatcacACAAACCGTATcgggtttgggttttatcccaccaactgtATTATCCCACCGAACGTTTATTTTGtcgggtttggattttatcccaccgacactttattttgttgggtttgggttttgtcccaccaacctttattttgttgggtttggattttatcccacaaaTGGTTATTTTTgttaggtttggattttatcccaccactCCTTTTATTTTCTAGCTTCAGGTTTTCTGATTAATTAGGTTTTGCTAGTCGTTTCAATCACAGTTGAAGCAAACAGGTAagtaatttggtgtctacatcttTGTCTCGAATTGCAGCAACCATCTTTGGCCCAATTCCacttgtttttttgttttttctttttccccaaccATTTGCCACCTCATTCCCCTAATCCATACCAAGATCTTTCTAGAATTAAAGCCATCGAATGACTATAAAGAAACCAGCAAAAACCTGTTTCATCGCACCGATTGACATTAGGGTTGGAGGGGAGTTTTGGCTCCATATAAAGGGATAGAAACACAGCCCTAACAgacaagagaaagagagagtggcgaggaaggaaagaaaaacagcaaaagagagagaacgaaaaaggagaagaaaaaattttctgcAGAAAAAGTCGGGTTGATCGAGCAGCCATCTTTGGATGCCATTTTCTCTTTCGTTTTAGCTTTTTTTTCatcgattcttttttttttgcatactCTATAGATGTAGGCGAAGAACTTTTGTGTTGAAGGTTTCGGGAGAAAACAACTTTAAGGCTATCAAATTCGACGCCAAAGCTGGAAGAAAACTAACCCTAGTTTCCGAAATTCTTGGAGTTTGAAATCAAATTTGCATTCTCAAAACCTGTTcgttttaattcatttttgacCGATACACCCAAATAGACGTTTCTAAACTTCggcctttttatttgtcttaTTGGAATCCGGTTTTGTGGGATTTCCTTGTCATGCTGGGTTCCTTTAATatgcaaaagaaacaaaaacttGTTTAATGGATTAAAGATCTCAACTTTTTCTTAATATTCAAACGTTTGGGTCTAGGAAGACTCCTTGATTTGTTTTATACGTTTGGATAGGGTCTCATGAGAGTTTTGGTTTGATGTTTGATGCGAACATGTTATGAAACTTGCAGCCTTGTTCTTGGACtgcaaaatttgattttgattgataTTTATGCTGATTAGGATCTTGTTTGAAACTTTAAGTCTGCTTTTGATGTTGtaaaaatcattttatgtaaAAAAGACTATTTCAAAAGTCACTAAAAAAAGGCTTAACCATAAAGCTCCCATTGTTTTGTTGAGGAGGAAGTCTTCCCAGAGAGTTGCAGAAAGAATGCTCCGAACAAGATGCATGggattttctaaaaatttcattttgaccCCCCAACTTTTGTATAATTCTACTGTAGCCCCAAAACTTCTAcaaatgaaccattttgatcccttttaagttttaatcatcttttgcatattttaattatgtttttggatagattaattttGGACTTTTGGGCATGATTAGGATTTAATATTTTTAGTTGATTTaatattttgttgggttttgtAAGAAAGCTAGTTTTTGCGtcattggtttattttgattgaaTTTTGGCTGGACTTTAGATAGTGTGTTGTTagtgattttggttgaatttcgatTGGGTTTGGATACctatttgttttgtttgaaCTTTCGGTTGGGCTAAGTGGCTCCTGacccaagaaaataaatgaatggCTCAATGGCTGGTTAAAATATGAAAACCAGATCCAAAAATTGCAACTTGGTCCTTGTACTTTTGAGTAATCTTATTGtgacccaaaaactttgaatttctttcaattaggttcctaatttaattacaatttgtccctaaacttttttctttgattttgacccttaatttttgtaataattataatttgcccctaaaaattttcttaatttttgcaattagatCCCTGgtagttttgatttcttaaatacaagttaattttcttctttaattgttaattatgcTTCATTTAAGTGTTTTAATTGATAGATTTTATGATTATTCccatttctttataattaaattggtgtcttgattattttgttgattttggagcaTAAATAGGGCAAATTTCACCTCATTTAAACATAACTTCAAGGGAGATaatctcttttattattttaaattcttttatgtgCTCCAATGTGTTTTTTATGTATAATtacatgttttgagtgttttaattattcattttattcatttaaatttcatttcctttatttaattttgatgattatttgtgAGGCgtttaaatgccaagttgtaatagatagatgTTCAGGATATGTATTTAGCTAgcctatgtaatagataggttttaatttttactaaaaatgtatttagttagataaatgtaatagttaggttattattttaaaattttcccattttagattgtaattagggtcccgaatataatagttaggtttttatttgcttttatttgcttgtgtgcttgcatgcttgtgtgtttacgTATTTATTCATTTTCATTAGGGTTTTGCATCTGGAAATTATGCTTATGTATTATGTGTTCTATGTgcattatgtgtttatttgctctaattatattttatataatttatttgtttataataaatgtatgacattaccacactagtccaacgctagttgtgggtTTTCTCCCCGATTTCTCGTTAGTCTAACGCTAGTGAAGACTTGTaaaaatgggttagtccaatgctagacctttTAGGCCATCTTGACCTAGATTCACTCTTTTTGCGTGATATTCATCGCATTTCAtacatattttatatttttaggatattttctCATCTTGCATGGTATTTCCTATATATTACCTCTCTCATCCCTATGTCGAAATATgacatttagatttgcatctcatttagaaAATTAGATATATGTTAGTTCATTTACTTGATTAGATTAGAAGAGTCACCCTTCAAATATAGGAAATGGGCGAGTATGGCTTTTTAACCTTAGAACGCTCGTGTCTcatttataaaaagaaaaattaagtcACGAATCTTAGTCCCCCATACCCGTTATGTTGTATTTCTCTCATTTAAGtcacgtatatttatatattataatttttcttttctttgagtctcatttttgcatatttgtgacCTCTTTTAAGAATCAtttttgggcatcacaattaatgtgatttgcatcaattaaaatttgaagagatatttcgacCCTCTCGATATCCATTAGATCTAGATTTGCATCAATgtagaaacatccaaatgtaaccaattttataggttagattaagaaaaatttGACTAAATCACACAACTAGTcttgactaggttgaaagggtgccttagatcaaatctttgccttccctttcttcaactcTAACTCCcgaactctttttttttgttttgcaaagatttggagtcgtctaaaaagggttttgtttattttttattaaaaaaatatatttttaggtgacttggtacaccttaactcaataccaaacGGCGATtcctatttttccaaaaaaccctttttaaactattattttgggccaaaaccgTCACctttttttaagtcccattttaggtctTTTTCGTTATTTATtctctaaaataaaaaactcattttcaaatcaaaaattcatttttctaacaCTTAAATActttgattttattattttttttgaaaaaatggggcTCGATAACTGTTGTAGTCATCAAAATTAGCAATtagtgatgttttttctgaaaTGGTTGTATCTGTTAGAATGTGTAGTGACTATTTTA
This portion of the Coffea arabica cultivar ET-39 chromosome 2e, Coffea Arabica ET-39 HiFi, whole genome shotgun sequence genome encodes:
- the LOC113729221 gene encoding uncharacterized protein; this translates as MILSEFDIIFTTQKAIKGQVTAHHLAENLREDDYQPLHTYFPDEEILFIGASEDMNEQYPGWRLFFYNASNSFGAGIRAVLVSPEGNHYPAATKLRFPCTNNMDEYETCIFGLKMALEMEIKDLIVFNESNLSLDFRDIPRTRNVFADALATLSSMIRYPDELVIEPIQI